ATTACATGCATTAGATCGACTGATTGTGTTTTGAAGCGCTTCCTATGCCCTCAGTAtacggaaaaaggaaaattttaactAGAATTACTATATTAGTATAGAGTACAAGCAAgacataaaacaaaataaatgaaaaggcaCAGTCTGAAACCTACAATTCCAACTAGATATCCAACAGGCCTTCAGTCTTAGAGGAGCCACTCCCACCGGCACTGCTTGGGAGGCTCCACTGGTCGGAAAACCCGCCGGATGCCGGGCCGTTCCCGCACTTTACCACGGCTCTAACGCTCTCGATCAGCTCCTGCGTCCGGCACTCTTGCGATAATATCTCGAGCAACTGCTCCGGACAAATCACAAGCTTCACCTTCCAAAACCCATCGTTGCTCTTGCCGCTATCCCTAAAGAAGACCTCGGTGTACGACCTCCTCAACATGCCTTGGTTATCGAGCGACATCCGGTACGGCGCGACCAGTGACGTCGGTATGCTATTGGACCTGACATGGCCTTCTCTCACGACCTCATTACCTAGCAACAATTTGTGACCTCGGCGCGAATTGCTACCTTCGCCATCGCCGTAGGGGAGCAAGTAGTAGGACTCGCCAACCACCAGCTCCTCGTGGAGAGGGAGCGGAATCCAGAAGAGGCCGTGCGCACAGAAGACACCGTGGCCCGGGAACTCTTCGGCGATGGATCGGACGGCGATCGGGGCATAAAACTCCAAGACCCCGCCGTTGGGCGCCACCACCTTGACGAGCTCTTGATTAGCCTCTCCGAAGCCTCCAAAGAGGCAATTCCCCATACCGATCACTCAGTATATCttcaagagagagaatatgGCGACGGCGttcttctttcctcctttcgTATGCATATACAGTATGGTCTGGGGAAGGTGCTAAGGAAGGGGGGAAATTTCATGGAGGGAGAAGGGAAACAAGAAAATATCGTCGGTGGGATTCTTCTTTAAAGCTTCCTCGCTCTAACTTTGCCCacataaagaaataaattacaCTAGGAAAGGGCAAAGAAAATTGCTAGTGGGACCAACTTTTGTAAGAGCATACATAATTTATGTATTAAATTTTAGTTCAAAGTTTTATGGTCCACTCACACTGTGGAAGTGGTCCAACTGTTCATGACATGACAGTGATGTCTTTTATTTGGTGTGACAAAGCGatggttgtattttttttttaaaaaaaacaataatggaGCACTAAAGTTTTATGTTTTGGTTCATTTATGTCGGGGCCAAATATGAATGGGAAGATCTAAAGATATTGGCGTGAAGTACTTTGTGGAGGGGTCCAGTCAAAGAAATTGGAACAGTCGAGAAGCTGAGAAACATCACTTTTCTCTTTAGTTCTTTAAACAAGCTTTGGTCCCTTTTGAGCGGCTGTGGCATGGAAACTTGTGACGCATCATGATGATTCTCCAGTTTTGGATCTGTCTTGTTCTTTAGGTTTTGAGTTCGGTACCGACACACGACACACGACATGGGGAAGGCGGACTCTTCTAGCAGTAGTGAGTCAGTTCGCAAGAGCAAGCGAGTTCCTAAAAAATGTACATTCGATGGGGCCGATGGAGCTGATGATTATGAGAGCATTGCTCTCTGAAGTTAACCGACAACTGAAGAAAGCTAAGGCTGCCGAGAGAAGTAGGATGCAGGCCGAGAAAGCAGCTGTGGAATCTCAGGTTCGCTTTAATGCTTTTATTCTCATGAAGTCTCTTTAAGAAGCCAGGGATGAAATCTAGAGATTTACAAGTTGAAGGAAAAAGTCTCACATCGGCTGCCTAATAAGGATAGCAAGTATGATGGCTTTTCAAAATGACGTGGGTGAGACATGGATGCTTAGCTCTCTTGACTAGGCTAAGTTGAAGGgcgatataaataatttttttagtggAAAGGCTTCCATAGTGGCTTACTATTTAGGGCTTCAAAGTGCGAGTGTCAccaccttttattttattttttttccgacACACGTGTCGGCAATGTGTCCGCACATTGAACTCATGTCCGAGCGGGCGAATGCGTGTCGATGTCCAAAACAcatccgacaccgacacgcacACTGTCTAtgcgtgtcggtgcttcatagtatataaatttacaaaaaaggaaaataagattggACAATAATGAGAATTGGAGGTGAGCAACTAAGCCAACTCGGGAAGTGGCCCGAACCCGCATAATACAATCAATTCGAGATCGGTTCACAAGGGGACCGGTCTAGTTCCCGGGTCTAAAAAGGGAAACCGGCCGATTAGACTCGAGAATCTAGAACATAGAACATGCAAGGCCAAATTCGGGGAAGAACTTGGAATTGAACTAGATTTGAATCGGTTTACTCCTAACTctaagttggttttttttttctattagaataaataatatttattgaAATTGAATACGTTTGACATAGTAtcctcaagcaaaaaaaaaaattcacgtcaacACGTGTATATTGTACatataaattaatgaaatagAGTAAAAGCCTCGACCAGTTCAGGGTCAACGAAATGGGCACCTAATTCCAAAATTTGACGGCCGACCTTGATAGGGTGGGTTTTAGGTTCCGGACTTGTAACTTACCCCCGGTGTAACTAATTACCCCTAATAagaatcctaagcatgcatataaCGATTCCCAAACCATGTTAATTTGAGTGCACGAACAATGAATTTGAAAGATTAAATATTGACGAAGAACGACACGAGCTTATCTTTTATCCATCATGCCAAATGAATTCATTATGAAATTCTTACATCATCCACTCAGAGTAACTTTAGGAGGCCACACTTACCATAAGATGAGCAAAGGTTCATTCGACGATACTGGCGGAGGGAGCGATTTTCATACAATCATAAAGATGACAATATATATCGGTGAATAATCAGAGAGCATGCGGTCGATAACATCATCGTAcactaaaaaaggaaagaacataaGATGGTCACGCCATGGTGTTAGTGACTTGACCAAATCAATAGTGGGAAATCGCACGAAACATGAGATGTGGTCGCACTTTTGTGGCCCCGTTAAATAGATTACTGAGCCTTGATAATATTCTGAACTTGGACGAGTCCGCAAATATATATCATAAGAAGTGTACAATTGAACATGCAAATGCAATTGATAATTACAAAAGCTTAGACTAGTAGTTAGAGAATAGAGGGATAAACTTATTTTTTCCTGCATCTCAAAGAAGATTGTCCATCATAAAAATAATGTCACACCGGCCCATATAATGCATCATCAATAGTTGCTAATAAAAAAGACTCAACTTATATTTGCTACTACTGaatcttttgttattttttatctcaattcgAAATCAAGTTTTGGGTACCTTAACAAATGAATCGGATTTTTCCAATTAccaatcaaaaaggaaaatttctcgAGGCACTTAACTCTCAATGAAGAATTTTGTCCGAGATGAAActacaaaaatataaataaataaataaagtgaaCAGACGCAAGCCTTGTGTTGACTAGAAGGCAACAAACGGGAGACagaaagagtgagagagagtCGTGAGGTAAGCAATGAACGAGACGGAGAGAATGAGAGAGTCGTGAGGtgaagagagaaagggaaagaggaagaggaaggaagagGCGGCAGCGGCAAGTGGTGAGTTATGAATTATCGAGAATAGAGGGGCAAGCGAATCGACAAAATAGTCTGaaggaagaggaaaggaaaTTAGACATCGAATTTATGTAATTCAGTCCGAATATCGAAACCTACGTCCACGAAAAGAGCAGCACAGAATTACATTACAAAAACAAGCGATACAACGGAGATTATAATCACTCGAGCACTCAAACACATGATTGATCGACTCATCAGTTTCCatttcgatcaaagctctcaaccGCGCGTACCTAACAACGTCAAACTTGCGCATCAACACTAACACTCGGGTCTTTCTTGAGCAGTCATTAGAATTTGGAACAAATGCATCCGATGTCTCCAGGGCGAAATCTGTTAGTGTcttaccttgaagttcatacaagCCATCGTGCTtaattcctttcattatcaccaggaCACCTTGAGCAACTTTCAAAattccaccttgtgaagaatacctgcatccaattgaatctagggcacccaggaaaattaagttctttttcaattttggaacgtgtcttactccgatcaatgtcctcacaataacataatgcattttgattttagcatcaccaacacccacaacatcgcattcaacATTTGTTCTCTAACTGGATTTTACCACTACCGGTGCACTAATAAGTGATaaatcatgcccttttttgtgtACCGTGAAATGAATAACCCAAATCAATAATCTATCCATCAAATAACGCATCATCAGTAACAAATAAGACACAATCAACACTATCAGAATTATTTTCAGCAACGGTTGCGATATCATCCGTAAATTTAACTCCCATACCCTTTTCATCTTTCAGCTTAAGACAATTTCTTCTAAGATACTCATGCTTGCCATAGTTCTAATAAACAGCTCTACCAGTCCTAGATTGACTAGGTATATTTATATACATACTACTCTTACCAACACGAGTATTAGTTCTTCCCGTACTCTCATCTACTAAAGCAATAGGTGCGGATACATCATATTCTTTTCTACGAATGTCTTCACTCATAATCAAATCGCAAATCTTGTCATACGTTAAGCTTTTTGACCCGGAGAAATTACTAACAACAATAGCaatagtattccaactatcaagcaatgaggataatagaatcaatgCACATACCTCATATTCAAGATTAAtctcaactgaactcaattgattaactaccacattgaattcattgatatgttCAGCAACCGATGTACTTTCGCTCATCTTTAAATGAAATATTGATTGCAAAGGGTGTCTCGCACATGTTCGACCGGGCTTTCATTAGTCTCGCAGTTGTTATCTCCTTCACGATGCTAAACGCGAAGCG
This sequence is a window from Rhodamnia argentea isolate NSW1041297 chromosome 3, ASM2092103v1, whole genome shotgun sequence. Protein-coding genes within it:
- the LOC115748037 gene encoding uncharacterized protein LOC115748037 yields the protein MGNCLFGGFGEANQELVKVVAPNGGVLEFYAPIAVRSIAEEFPGHGVFCAHGLFWIPLPLHEELVVGESYYLLPYGDGEGSNSRRGHKLLLGNEVVREGHVRSNSIPTSLVAPYRMSLDNQGMLRRSYTEVFFRDSGKSNDGFWKVKLVICPEQLLEILSQECRTQELIESVRAVVKCGNGPASGGFSDQWSLPSSAGGSGSSKTEGLLDI